The Candidatus Nitrosocosmicus franklandus genome contains a region encoding:
- the rtcA gene encoding RNA 3'-terminal phosphate cyclase — MILVDGSMGEGGGQILRSALTISTLLGEPVEVINIRSNRKDPGLKQQHVSTIRLLSRLFNISIENAIVGAKWIKFKAHKNMEIDPENNKLVTDIGTAGSIPLLLQTIIPIIAIFKRNLTLRIQGGTDVKFSPTIDYIKYVLRDAFSKIGITFCINVIKRGFYPNGQGIVDVEIRKVSELHAIEFCNFKDIQPNIISIASKLPRHVPDRQIGYAITTLEKRGIRSISHKSVIENAESPGSSILVYSTSESGIYLGADSIGEKGIKAETIGYKAATKFISEYESHACIDQFLADMLVLPLSFVNGESRFKISKITSHLITNLELIKNINGLKYSIDKVTDDEFIVSIIGHPII, encoded by the coding sequence ATGATATTAGTCGACGGATCGATGGGTGAGGGTGGTGGACAGATACTTAGAAGTGCATTGACTATCTCTACCTTGCTTGGTGAACCAGTTGAAGTAATCAACATACGATCAAATAGAAAAGACCCTGGATTAAAGCAGCAACATGTTTCAACAATTCGATTACTTTCAAGGCTTTTTAATATAAGTATCGAAAATGCAATAGTTGGTGCGAAATGGATTAAATTTAAAGCACATAAAAATATGGAAATTGATCCAGAAAATAACAAACTAGTAACAGACATTGGAACCGCGGGAAGTATACCACTGTTACTGCAAACAATAATTCCAATTATTGCCATTTTTAAAAGGAATTTGACTCTAAGAATTCAGGGAGGAACGGATGTAAAATTTAGTCCAACGATAGACTATATCAAGTACGTATTGAGAGACGCATTCTCTAAAATTGGGATAACATTTTGTATAAATGTCATAAAACGAGGTTTTTATCCAAATGGACAAGGGATTGTCGACGTTGAAATAAGAAAAGTATCAGAACTTCATGCAATTGAATTTTGTAATTTTAAAGACATCCAACCTAACATTATAAGCATTGCAAGTAAATTGCCAAGACATGTACCAGATAGACAGATAGGATATGCCATTACAACACTAGAAAAAAGAGGGATAAGATCAATAAGTCACAAATCTGTGATAGAAAATGCAGAAAGCCCAGGATCGTCGATTCTTGTTTATAGTACTTCGGAATCGGGTATTTACCTAGGTGCAGATTCTATTGGCGAAAAGGGCATAAAAGCAGAGACAATAGGATACAAAGCAGCAACGAAATTCATATCAGAATATGAATCTCATGCGTGCATTGATCAATTTTTGGCAGATATGTTAGTTTTGCCCCTGAGTTTTGTCAATGGGGAGTCCAGATTCAAGATATCAAAAATTACAAGTCATTTAATAACAAACCTAGAGTTAATAAAAAATATAAATGGTCTCAAGTACAGTATAGACAAGGTAACTGATGATGAGTTTATAGTATCAATTATAGGACATCCCATTATTTGA
- the nrdD gene encoding anaerobic ribonucleoside-triphosphate reductase, with amino-acid sequence MRISYLPSSESKRGILESTSKRVRMIFSVMASPNRIDILRILNNKGPLTYSELKSLAGFKSKKESGKFAYHLRKLLKQSLLGLNKSERRYTITNLGKLVLNLARQIEEKSIVESGKMYVRTSHQTIEEFNSHKIIQSLVREANLSLEQATKITEEVENKVYKLSTSYLTSRLLRDCVNNILLEHGLEDQMNKLIRVGIPIFDLDKMLNNSSNSLRNGINDLIIEISRDVLSEYFVASFQKDILDMHYNGEIHLDTLGHWGIGPDTVFIDVEQVKNNLDLKGNFLFLPRTSDQSKLNLFLPIIISLIQREVSKEIVIENIDKILRDYQMDKIPEYLSLSLISSSISMQHMNSPFVTLVISAKEGEGLLIQMLKGYALYVEQVALPNFGLFITHSKSLTKNLVSEVAKVIKLGGKIVLSQESILSSRGIRKLNDVSMLPNIVLNSLTINLPRLAYQSNKDETYFRTKLALLMKPSISALLLKKEMLSENIRHGILPALSNVVSFPEVGSTTTIVNIAGLNESIYDILGYSKKDGFDTVKKVIQTANDILLGFSKNNTEKFGVSMINDGSSSRFVVLDSDKFGKLTHDFQSYSQGVIITREILENDNPISENLRQLDNLMTGGLYIRLDITGASEQELIDIINMAIPTIPYFDIFEKQFICSICGKRNIKSGVCLSCGSSNLIEINQLPSKM; translated from the coding sequence TTGAGAATTTCATATCTGCCCTCCTCTGAATCTAAACGTGGAATTTTAGAATCTACCTCCAAGAGAGTTAGAATGATTTTTTCAGTTATGGCTAGTCCCAACAGAATAGACATTCTACGAATTCTTAATAATAAAGGGCCTTTAACATATTCTGAGCTAAAGTCATTAGCTGGATTCAAGTCAAAGAAGGAATCGGGAAAATTTGCTTATCACTTAAGAAAATTATTAAAACAATCTCTTCTTGGGTTGAATAAATCAGAAAGGCGATATACTATTACGAATCTGGGTAAATTGGTATTAAACTTAGCTAGGCAAATTGAAGAAAAATCTATTGTTGAGAGTGGAAAGATGTATGTGAGAACCAGTCATCAAACGATTGAAGAATTCAACTCTCATAAGATAATACAAAGCCTAGTTAGAGAAGCAAATTTGTCATTAGAACAGGCCACAAAAATTACTGAGGAGGTAGAAAATAAGGTGTATAAACTGTCGACTTCTTACTTAACATCTCGATTATTAAGAGATTGTGTAAATAACATTTTGTTAGAGCATGGCCTTGAAGATCAAATGAACAAATTGATTCGAGTCGGAATTCCAATATTTGATCTAGATAAAATGCTTAACAATAGTAGTAACTCCTTGAGGAATGGGATAAATGATCTAATTATCGAAATATCAAGGGATGTTCTTTCTGAGTATTTTGTAGCTAGTTTTCAAAAAGATATATTGGATATGCATTATAATGGTGAAATTCATTTGGATACCTTGGGCCATTGGGGAATTGGACCTGATACTGTTTTTATTGATGTTGAACAAGTAAAAAATAATCTCGATCTCAAAGGTAATTTTCTATTTTTGCCACGTACATCGGACCAAAGTAAACTCAATTTGTTTTTACCTATTATAATATCATTGATTCAAAGAGAAGTGTCCAAGGAAATAGTAATAGAAAATATTGACAAAATTCTTCGCGACTATCAAATGGATAAAATACCTGAGTATCTCTCTTTATCGCTAATTTCATCTTCCATTTCTATGCAACATATGAATTCTCCTTTCGTGACACTTGTTATATCAGCAAAAGAGGGTGAAGGTTTATTAATTCAAATGTTAAAAGGATATGCTTTATATGTTGAGCAAGTGGCGTTACCTAATTTTGGCTTATTCATCACCCATTCAAAATCCCTGACTAAAAATCTTGTGTCAGAAGTTGCAAAAGTAATAAAACTTGGAGGTAAAATTGTCTTATCACAAGAGTCGATCCTTAGTAGCAGAGGCATTCGTAAGTTAAATGATGTTTCAATGCTACCAAATATAGTACTGAATTCTCTGACTATAAATCTGCCTCGATTGGCATATCAGTCAAATAAGGACGAAACCTACTTTAGAACCAAACTCGCACTGTTAATGAAACCATCAATAAGTGCATTGCTATTGAAAAAAGAAATGTTGTCGGAAAATATTCGTCATGGTATTCTACCTGCGTTATCCAATGTTGTTAGCTTTCCGGAAGTAGGTTCTACTACTACAATTGTTAATATAGCAGGATTAAACGAATCTATATACGATATTTTAGGATATTCTAAAAAAGACGGGTTTGATACAGTTAAGAAAGTGATACAGACAGCTAATGATATATTACTTGGTTTCAGTAAAAACAATACCGAAAAATTTGGAGTTTCTATGATTAATGACGGCAGTTCGTCAAGATTTGTTGTTTTAGATTCGGACAAATTTGGTAAACTGACTCATGATTTTCAATCATATTCACAAGGAGTGATAATCACAAGAGAAATACTAGAAAATGACAATCCAATTTCCGAAAATCTGAGACAATTAGATAATCTTATGACAGGCGGGTTGTATATAAGACTTGACATAACTGGTGCTTCTGAGCAGGAACTGATTGATATCATAAATATGGCTATTCCTACAATTCCTTACTTTGATATATTTGAAAAACAATTTATATGTTCAATATGTGGAAAACGGAATATCAAGTCTGGTGTTTGTTTGTCCTGTGGATCTAGTAATCTCATCGAGATTAATCAATTACCGAGCAAAATGTAG
- a CDS encoding DNA double-strand break repair nuclease NurA: MHNQLNLQDLESNLESMKKSLINNFSNSYFCKDYKNLIDNKKLVFVDNEEGIPIQSWGIQSEKYSNLKMNRIYPKEDEKLVFGIDSSCIKIAEVEDGGLYAVKGSVGISFKGKPMAHLKIGPLIFYLNEEVFQSLKFDRNVFKLVLFNDEYAKKFLRINIERYIQFWISKLISGCILLIDGSLKSSIFENHLCDIQKIIENSVINRNSIIGISKSSRIKILKYLSYPLIRSTVPSYVDINLIIRSLISKTYGDHLLVKLSSTEYSNILRADVVTYNNDLNSTLGILLYNELINFGYPSTLSLSHHVSVFSNTELASIKSFVKSNYSIREVTHENARSSVLGTSWR; the protein is encoded by the coding sequence ATGCACAATCAACTAAATTTGCAAGATCTAGAATCAAATTTAGAATCAATGAAAAAATCACTCATCAATAACTTTAGCAATTCATACTTCTGTAAAGACTACAAAAATTTGATTGACAATAAGAAACTTGTATTTGTTGATAATGAAGAGGGTATACCAATACAAAGTTGGGGGATCCAATCTGAAAAATACTCTAACCTTAAAATGAATAGAATTTATCCAAAGGAGGATGAAAAATTGGTTTTTGGAATTGACTCAAGCTGCATTAAGATAGCTGAGGTCGAAGACGGTGGTTTATATGCAGTAAAAGGATCGGTAGGTATATCCTTTAAGGGTAAACCTATGGCTCATTTAAAAATAGGACCTTTAATATTTTATCTCAATGAAGAAGTTTTTCAAAGCCTTAAATTTGATCGTAATGTATTTAAATTAGTATTATTTAACGACGAATACGCAAAGAAATTTCTTCGGATTAATATAGAAAGATATATTCAGTTTTGGATTTCGAAACTAATTTCTGGATGCATTCTATTGATTGATGGTTCATTAAAATCTTCGATATTTGAAAACCACCTATGTGATATTCAAAAAATCATTGAAAATTCTGTTATTAATCGGAATTCCATAATAGGGATTAGTAAAAGCTCCAGAATTAAGATATTAAAGTATTTGTCATATCCATTGATAAGATCAACAGTTCCATCATATGTTGATATTAATCTAATTATACGAAGTCTGATTTCTAAAACATATGGTGATCATTTGTTAGTAAAATTATCCAGTACTGAATACTCTAATATTTTAAGAGCTGATGTTGTAACTTATAACAACGACCTGAATTCTACACTAGGTATTTTACTGTACAATGAGTTGATAAATTTTGGATATCCCAGTACGCTTTCGCTTTCACATCATGTTTCTGTTTTCTCCAATACCGAATTGGCTAGCATAAAGAGTTTTGTCAAATCTAACTATTCTATAAGAGAGGTTACACATGAAAATGCTAGGTCATCCGTACTAGGAACTTCATGGAGATGA
- a CDS encoding carbon-nitrogen hydrolase family protein, giving the protein MVKVSIVQMKSSLDKEENLLYSLEQIEESAKNSAKMICFPEFQMLFSPSSQSSEELYFLSEPIDGNFVSTLKKSARENNIFVVGSIYERANSKPSNRKQSQGNFHRNSYRVYDTVVLINNKGQLVSQYRKLHLYDALGFKESNKLLAGCKLFAPVSSPIGKIGTLVCYDLRFPELSRILALKGSGSLVAPSGWVQGTMKEDHWMIMCKARAIENGVYLIAPNQIGNIFCGRSLVVDPFGIVVKDMGNKEGFEIVDLDLDRIDATRKMLPLLKDRRKDVYTVV; this is encoded by the coding sequence ATGGTAAAGGTTTCGATAGTTCAGATGAAGTCTTCTCTGGATAAAGAAGAAAATTTGCTCTATTCTTTAGAGCAGATTGAGGAGTCGGCCAAAAATTCTGCCAAGATGATTTGTTTTCCAGAATTTCAAATGTTATTTTCTCCTTCATCCCAAAGTAGTGAAGAGTTATATTTCCTTTCTGAACCCATCGATGGAAATTTTGTTTCAACATTAAAAAAAAGTGCTAGAGAAAATAACATCTTTGTTGTTGGTTCTATTTATGAACGTGCAAATTCAAAACCAAGCAATAGAAAACAAAGTCAAGGTAATTTTCACCGAAATTCTTACCGAGTCTATGATACGGTAGTTTTGATAAATAATAAAGGACAATTGGTTTCACAATATAGAAAGTTGCATCTTTATGATGCTTTAGGCTTTAAAGAATCTAATAAATTGTTAGCAGGATGTAAGTTATTTGCACCAGTTTCATCTCCAATAGGTAAAATAGGAACTTTGGTCTGTTATGATTTGCGATTCCCTGAGTTATCAAGAATACTTGCTCTCAAAGGTTCTGGCTCCCTTGTAGCACCATCTGGATGGGTTCAGGGAACCATGAAAGAAGACCATTGGATGATAATGTGTAAAGCGAGGGCGATAGAAAATGGGGTTTATTTAATAGCTCCAAATCAAATTGGTAATATTTTCTGCGGTAGAAGTTTGGTTGTTGATCCATTTGGCATAGTAGTTAAAGATATGGGTAATAAAGAGGGGTTTGAGATTGTTGACTTGGACCTTGACAGGATTGACGCCACAAGAAAAATGCTTCCTCTACTTAAGGATAGGCGTAAAGATGTATACACGGTTGTCTGA
- a CDS encoding thiolase domain-containing protein has product MGEKVYVLGAGSTKYGKLSESIIEIALNASKDAIDSAGITPKDVKAGYISNVFGVADKQVHMAPVIMSNLGIPEVPGLTIESACGSGSVMFREAFANVSAGFYDCVLALGVEKVTHTSTVESTTLFSYCSDFFYEGGNGASFPGLFGSMARAYLATYKATEEDLARVAVKNHENGLLNPKAHVRKKITVDDVLKSPVVASPLKLYDCCPFSDGASAVILCNEEFAKKSGKPYIEIVGSGRGASPASVQSRKDITTIPSTVEAARQAYKMANLSPKDIDFVEVHDCFTIAELIDIEDLGFFPKGTAAQAVREGRTKLNSDITVNPSGGLKSKGHPIGATGVGQVVEVYEQFTNKAGDRTVKDAEIAMTHNFGATGASAAVHIFKKIK; this is encoded by the coding sequence ATGGGTGAAAAAGTCTATGTACTTGGTGCTGGAAGTACAAAATATGGCAAATTAAGTGAAAGCATTATTGAAATTGCATTAAATGCCTCAAAAGATGCCATTGATTCAGCAGGTATTACTCCAAAAGATGTGAAAGCTGGATATATTTCGAATGTTTTTGGTGTAGCTGATAAGCAGGTACATATGGCCCCAGTCATTATGAGTAACCTAGGAATTCCAGAAGTACCGGGCCTGACTATCGAATCTGCATGCGGCTCTGGATCTGTAATGTTTAGAGAGGCATTTGCGAATGTTTCTGCTGGGTTTTATGATTGTGTATTAGCATTAGGTGTAGAAAAAGTAACTCATACAAGTACGGTTGAAAGTACAACCCTCTTTTCATATTGTTCTGATTTTTTTTATGAAGGTGGTAATGGTGCCTCCTTTCCAGGCTTGTTTGGCTCTATGGCTAGAGCTTATCTTGCAACTTACAAGGCTACAGAGGAAGATCTAGCACGCGTCGCAGTTAAAAATCATGAAAATGGCCTTTTAAATCCAAAAGCACATGTTAGAAAAAAAATTACTGTAGATGACGTGTTAAAATCCCCTGTAGTGGCGTCACCTTTAAAGTTATATGATTGTTGTCCATTCTCAGATGGTGCTTCTGCCGTAATACTATGTAATGAAGAATTCGCAAAAAAGAGTGGAAAACCCTATATTGAGATTGTGGGCTCAGGGAGAGGTGCGTCACCTGCTTCAGTACAATCTAGAAAAGATATAACTACAATTCCAAGTACAGTTGAGGCAGCAAGACAGGCATATAAGATGGCTAATTTATCCCCCAAAGATATTGATTTTGTTGAGGTCCACGATTGTTTCACTATTGCTGAATTAATTGATATAGAAGATTTAGGCTTTTTCCCTAAAGGAACTGCTGCTCAAGCAGTTAGGGAAGGACGTACCAAATTAAACAGCGATATTACGGTTAATCCCTCTGGAGGATTGAAATCAAAAGGTCATCCGATAGGAGCTACAGGCGTTGGTCAGGTGGTAGAAGTTTATGAACAATTTACAAATAAAGCTGGAGATCGAACGGTTAAGGATGCGGAGATTGCGATGACTCATAATTTTGGTGCAACGGGAGCTAGCGCGGCAGTCCATATTTTTAAAAAAATTAAGTAA
- a CDS encoding nicotinamide-nucleotide adenylyltransferase, with the protein MKKGLYIGRFQPLHKGHIHSLLWCMEKVDELIVAVGSSDKSFEFRNPFTAGERIEMIRDFLKNESKENIEKTVLVPVPDVGTHILWSYNLDLLVPRYNTVFTNDPFTSMLFEERKIEVVRPTMINRDRISATEVRNRIASDQDWHELMTSSTIELINELKGVDRIKKLYNLTKIRQ; encoded by the coding sequence TTGAAAAAAGGATTGTATATTGGAAGATTCCAGCCTTTACATAAGGGACACATACACTCGCTTTTGTGGTGTATGGAGAAAGTAGATGAGCTAATAGTGGCTGTTGGAAGCTCAGACAAGAGTTTTGAATTCAGAAATCCTTTTACTGCGGGAGAAAGAATTGAAATGATCAGGGATTTTCTGAAAAATGAGTCGAAGGAAAACATAGAGAAGACAGTCTTAGTTCCTGTGCCAGATGTAGGAACTCATATATTATGGAGTTATAACTTGGATTTGTTGGTACCTCGATACAACACAGTATTTACAAATGATCCATTTACAAGTATGTTATTTGAAGAGAGAAAAATAGAGGTCGTTAGACCTACCATGATTAATAGAGATAGAATATCTGCCACAGAGGTTAGAAATAGAATTGCATCCGACCAAGACTGGCATGAGCTTATGACTTCATCCACCATCGAATTAATTAACGAGTTGAAAGGTGTAGATAGAATAAAGAAACTATATAATTTAACAAAAATTAGGCAATGA
- a CDS encoding Snf7 family protein codes for MEKSGQFYSDVNSAISVINTQISQLKAIDKKFSNIDANFSSKITQNIKSGNNARANIIANELSAMRRLRKNAQNASLALEVIAIRFTSINEFSAIMDTINPTVEMLQDIQKDLSKAVPSATNVLTEIHTLADDVLTNSNVNTDTGKIGSVVDKDALSILNDVQNSLEDEAKEKLPEVPESVISKRPAINLKDDIINSGQVLLES; via the coding sequence ATGGAAAAAAGTGGCCAGTTCTATTCCGATGTTAATAGTGCTATCTCAGTGATAAATACGCAAATCTCTCAATTGAAGGCAATTGACAAAAAGTTTTCTAACATCGATGCCAATTTTAGCTCTAAAATTACACAAAATATTAAATCTGGAAATAATGCACGTGCCAATATCATAGCAAATGAACTATCTGCTATGAGACGTCTCAGAAAGAATGCACAAAATGCGAGTTTGGCTCTAGAGGTAATTGCGATTCGTTTTACTAGCATTAATGAATTCTCTGCAATAATGGATACTATCAATCCAACTGTTGAAATGCTGCAAGATATACAGAAAGATCTCTCAAAGGCTGTCCCTTCTGCAACTAATGTTCTAACTGAAATTCATACTTTAGCTGATGACGTGTTAACCAATTCTAACGTTAATACCGATACCGGTAAAATAGGTTCCGTGGTAGATAAAGACGCCCTATCTATACTAAACGATGTTCAGAATAGTTTGGAAGATGAAGCCAAAGAGAAACTTCCAGAGGTTCCAGAATCTGTAATTTCTAAAAGACCTGCTATTAATTTAAAGGACGATATAATAAACAGTGGACAGGTTTTGTTAGAGAGTTAG
- a CDS encoding 4a-hydroxytetrahydrobiopterin dehydratase has protein sequence MEDLEKEIKDLKEWKKINKKLEKKFKFKDFVEAFGFVTRIALIAEKMNHHPDIKIIYNNVDIELTTHDIDGISMNDVALARKIDELV, from the coding sequence ATGGAAGATTTGGAAAAAGAGATAAAGGATTTGAAAGAATGGAAAAAAATAAACAAAAAGTTGGAAAAAAAATTTAAGTTTAAAGACTTTGTGGAGGCATTTGGTTTTGTTACTAGAATTGCACTGATAGCAGAGAAAATGAATCACCATCCAGATATTAAAATAATCTATAACAATGTCGATATCGAATTGACAACCCATGATATTGATGGAATTAGTATGAATGATGTTGCTTTGGCAAGAAAAATTGATGAATTAGTGTAA
- a CDS encoding ATP-binding protein: MKILSKSGDEILLLAVTNDFANKGDYFVIEDFNIGKKLLVQFYEEEYFSSSSLVDEIIKDEIVSQFSNENIFDPLEINNLSQIIRDVRIFKTKIRASIDSENHLSTEVDWVPSRVNSKIIKIGMKELNSMLNKNMHYPISLGKCGSDNQSFEIYAEDLDGKLNIITGKKETGKSHLSKILMKSLIQYGAYVIVFDLNNEYSGLSYNLDGRPSSISEKLLLLNPGIELKFNLTYFGKPSISNMLRNALELPSASLREFFRVWDALENKKVLSIPELGKAFSTWTINELVRDALLSRFHIINSSRLFVSNDAREKGFKFEDVIKTKPKGAAMIVNMSRISPVVRRMIVELVMNKLIELLEKSLIPPVFIFAEEAQLYIRDTYWEDLITRMRHFGIYSTFITNQPDAINDTIYRQVDNIFLFNFTNDADLEKISKVSLLDGATIKSLVKTLSHRNCLAIGKAVSNLPMVIKVNPVDVLTLGETKKFFK, translated from the coding sequence ATGAAAATTCTTTCTAAATCAGGAGACGAAATCCTATTACTAGCTGTTACTAATGATTTTGCAAATAAAGGAGATTATTTTGTGATCGAGGATTTCAATATCGGCAAGAAACTGCTAGTTCAATTTTACGAAGAGGAGTATTTCTCATCATCATCTCTCGTAGATGAAATTATTAAGGATGAGATAGTATCGCAATTTAGTAATGAAAATATTTTCGATCCTCTGGAAATAAATAATCTTTCTCAGATTATCCGGGATGTTAGAATCTTTAAAACAAAAATAAGGGCCTCTATAGATAGTGAAAATCACTTATCGACAGAAGTTGACTGGGTTCCTTCTAGGGTTAATTCTAAGATAATCAAAATAGGAATGAAGGAGTTAAATTCTATGTTAAATAAAAATATGCATTATCCGATATCTTTGGGTAAGTGTGGATCTGATAATCAATCATTTGAAATATATGCTGAAGATCTAGATGGCAAGTTAAATATTATCACAGGAAAGAAGGAAACAGGCAAATCCCATTTATCAAAAATCTTAATGAAATCTCTCATTCAATATGGAGCTTACGTCATTGTTTTTGATTTGAATAACGAGTACAGTGGACTTTCGTATAACCTTGATGGCAGACCATCTTCTATTTCTGAAAAATTACTTTTGCTTAACCCTGGTATCGAGCTAAAATTCAACTTAACATACTTTGGTAAGCCTTCAATTTCTAATATGTTAAGAAATGCTTTGGAATTACCATCTGCTTCTCTGCGTGAGTTTTTCAGGGTTTGGGATGCATTAGAAAATAAAAAGGTTTTGAGTATTCCTGAGTTAGGAAAAGCTTTTAGTACATGGACCATAAATGAATTAGTGAGAGACGCATTATTATCACGCTTTCATATAATTAATTCATCACGTCTCTTCGTATCAAATGATGCCAGAGAAAAGGGATTTAAGTTTGAAGATGTGATCAAAACAAAACCAAAGGGTGCTGCAATGATAGTAAATATGAGCAGAATTTCTCCAGTAGTTAGGAGAATGATAGTTGAATTAGTAATGAATAAGCTAATTGAATTATTAGAAAAATCATTAATTCCTCCAGTCTTTATATTTGCAGAAGAAGCTCAACTCTATATTCGTGACACGTATTGGGAAGATTTGATAACAAGAATGCGTCATTTCGGGATCTATTCAACATTTATTACTAACCAACCAGATGCTATAAACGATACCATATATAGACAAGTAGATAATATCTTTTTGTTTAATTTCACAAATGATGCAGACTTGGAAAAAATCTCTAAAGTTTCCTTACTTGATGGTGCGACTATAAAATCTCTCGTCAAAACTTTATCTCACAGAAATTGTTTAGCAATCGGCAAGGCAGTTTCAAATTTACCTATGGTGATCAAAGTTAATCCAGTTGATGTGTTAACTTTAGGGGAAACAAAAAAATTCTTCAAATAA
- a CDS encoding Zn-ribbon domain-containing OB-fold protein, with translation MSELSESKSKKQSTRERFIEFAKKGEILLNQCTKCKNIMLETVYYCDKCFSNSFKHISYSGKGRVITYTIQSVAPEGFEDVNSYAWVIFKLDNCDVNVSGFLPGVSNPSDLPLGSKVKVIDYDVKHGLVLQKV, from the coding sequence GTGTCCGAATTGTCTGAGTCAAAATCCAAGAAACAAAGTACTAGAGAACGCTTTATCGAATTTGCAAAGAAAGGTGAGATTCTCCTTAATCAATGCACAAAGTGTAAAAATATTATGTTAGAAACTGTATACTATTGTGACAAATGCTTCTCGAATTCCTTTAAACATATATCATACAGCGGAAAAGGGCGAGTTATAACTTATACGATTCAATCCGTTGCTCCTGAAGGGTTTGAAGATGTTAACTCATATGCTTGGGTTATATTTAAATTAGATAATTGTGACGTGAATGTTTCAGGTTTTCTGCCTGGAGTATCAAACCCATCCGACTTGCCGTTAGGTTCCAAAGTCAAAGTTATTGATTATGACGTAAAACATGGGTTGGTATTACAAAAAGTTTGA